A DNA window from Thermodesulfatator atlanticus DSM 21156 contains the following coding sequences:
- the lptA gene encoding lipopolysaccharide transport periplasmic protein LptA has translation MRKALFWAMMIFLFSSGVVFAKDAISIKAERMEALETKNQVIFTGNVEVKKKDFTLYADKLLVFYQEKNGKREVEKLEAFGRVKIKRGNLIAFAKKATYLKAKEELILEGDPVVWEGDNSVKGARIILYLAEDRYIAESSPEAPAEAIIFAE, from the coding sequence ATGCGTAAAGCTCTTTTTTGGGCAATGATGATCTTTCTTTTTTCTAGTGGCGTAGTTTTTGCCAAGGATGCTATTTCCATTAAAGCCGAACGGATGGAGGCCCTTGAGACCAAAAATCAGGTGATTTTTACGGGCAACGTTGAGGTCAAGAAGAAAGATTTTACCCTTTACGCGGATAAACTTTTGGTTTTTTACCAGGAAAAAAATGGCAAACGAGAGGTAGAAAAACTCGAAGCCTTTGGCCGTGTAAAAATAAAAAGGGGCAATTTAATCGCCTTTGCCAAAAAGGCCACCTATTTGAAAGCTAAAGAAGAATTGATCCTTGAAGGAGACCCGGTAGTTTGGGAAGGGGACAACAGCGTTAAAGGGGCGCGTATCATCCTTTATCTTGCTGAAGACCGCTATATTGCAGAGTCGTCTCCTGAGGCGCCAGCAGAGGCGATAATCTTTGCAGAATAA
- the ftsY gene encoding signal recognition particle-docking protein FtsY encodes MFKWLRQKEEKTAKDQEKNLWGKFRERLSHTRERLKESLEDVFVIERAVDEEFFEELEEALITADINIDTIKALLTPLRIKVSQGELLKSSEFKKALRAEMLKILSLEPPPFPPEARPAAIFVVGVNGVGKTTSIAKLGFRLKNTGFSVMFVAADTFRAAAIEQLENWGQRLEIPVIKQKPGADPASVVFEGLNAAKSRQIDVALIDTAGRLHTKYNLMEELKKMARVAGKAIPGAPHLNMLVIDATTGQNAVSQVKWFSQALPVHTLIITKMDGTAKGGIALTLAHLFKIPISFIGLGEKLEDLEPFDPKAFVDAILP; translated from the coding sequence ATGTTCAAGTGGTTACGCCAAAAAGAAGAAAAAACCGCAAAAGACCAGGAAAAAAACCTCTGGGGCAAATTTCGAGAACGGCTCTCGCATACCCGAGAACGCCTGAAAGAAAGCCTTGAAGATGTCTTTGTTATTGAACGTGCGGTTGATGAAGAATTTTTCGAGGAATTAGAAGAAGCCCTTATCACCGCTGATATAAATATCGACACCATCAAGGCCCTGCTCACCCCCTTACGCATCAAAGTGTCTCAAGGGGAATTGCTTAAGTCTTCTGAGTTTAAAAAAGCCCTTAGAGCTGAGATGCTAAAGATCCTTTCTCTTGAACCCCCACCCTTTCCCCCTGAGGCACGACCCGCGGCCATTTTCGTGGTGGGAGTAAACGGAGTAGGGAAAACAACCTCCATTGCTAAGCTTGGCTTTCGGCTGAAAAACACTGGCTTTTCGGTAATGTTTGTAGCGGCAGACACCTTCCGGGCAGCAGCTATTGAGCAGCTTGAAAACTGGGGACAAAGGCTTGAAATACCTGTAATCAAACAAAAGCCCGGGGCCGATCCTGCTTCGGTTGTTTTTGAAGGCTTAAACGCTGCCAAAAGTCGCCAAATAGACGTAGCATTGATTGACACCGCGGGAAGGCTTCACACTAAATACAATCTTATGGAAGAACTCAAAAAAATGGCCCGGGTAGCAGGAAAAGCCATCCCTGGCGCCCCTCATTTAAACATGCTGGTGATAGATGCCACTACCGGGCAAAATGCCGTAAGCCAGGTTAAATGGTTTAGCCAGGCACTTCCCGTCCATACCCTTATTATCACCAAAATGGACGGTACTGCCAAAGGGGGCATAGCCTTAACCCTTGCCCATCTTTTCAAAATCCCCATTTCTTTTATCGGGCTCGGAGAAAAGCTCGAAGACTTGGAACCATTTGATCCAAAAGCCTTTGTGGACGCTATTTTGCCCTAA
- a CDS encoding sigma-54-dependent transcriptional regulator, protein MINFALLAGEELAGRYIGHILTLAKLHQVSPEKARLIVLVEPARLPRDEISKLVTELGKKIKRVTFLAISKKRTTLPIKAHYFKRPFTAERLISFVEELFSCHLPLSTEERTQPFIGEDPKIAKIRDFIPTLAEVTSPILLWGAKGVGKELLARHIHGYHGGKFIKFSPQALPEEMIEPILFGFTGNALPKVKRKKDGLFKKAANGILYIENLDFLPLSAQQKLLGFIEAGMFYPLGAKEPVKTSTKLIVSLSKAPEQVFKEQKILREIFFRLMEFAIYLPPLRERLIDLPLLAQHFLEHYAWIYRKEVPELSENFFKHLLLHPWTKNIAELEEVIKETIIWGEEKVLAEHFKKKPKIKFKIKNIEKILEKLFEKEKSVKEQIESSRKDQASRRTGSR, encoded by the coding sequence ATGATTAATTTTGCATTATTAGCTGGAGAAGAATTAGCAGGGCGCTATATTGGTCATATTTTGACCTTAGCAAAGTTGCACCAGGTCTCCCCAGAGAAAGCCCGTTTAATCGTATTGGTTGAACCTGCAAGACTTCCCCGAGATGAAATATCAAAGTTGGTCACTGAACTTGGTAAAAAGATAAAACGAGTTACCTTTCTGGCCATTAGCAAAAAAAGAACAACCCTTCCTATTAAAGCCCATTACTTCAAACGACCATTTACCGCAGAAAGGCTTATAAGCTTTGTTGAAGAATTATTTTCATGTCATCTCCCCTTAAGTACCGAGGAAAGGACCCAACCTTTTATTGGCGAAGACCCCAAAATAGCAAAGATTCGCGATTTTATTCCGACGCTTGCAGAAGTAACTTCACCGATACTTCTCTGGGGAGCAAAAGGTGTTGGTAAAGAACTCCTTGCCCGTCATATCCACGGCTATCACGGCGGCAAGTTTATAAAGTTCTCTCCCCAGGCCCTGCCCGAAGAAATGATTGAACCAATTCTTTTTGGCTTTACAGGAAACGCACTTCCCAAAGTAAAGAGAAAAAAAGACGGCCTTTTTAAAAAGGCGGCTAACGGAATCCTTTACATAGAAAACCTCGATTTTTTGCCTCTTTCAGCCCAGCAAAAACTTCTCGGCTTTATTGAAGCGGGAATGTTTTATCCGCTGGGAGCTAAAGAACCGGTAAAAACATCTACCAAACTCATTGTTTCGCTTTCTAAAGCCCCTGAACAGGTCTTCAAAGAGCAAAAAATTTTGCGCGAAATATTTTTTCGTTTAATGGAATTTGCTATTTATCTACCGCCTTTAAGGGAACGGCTTATTGACCTTCCTCTTTTAGCACAGCACTTCTTAGAACACTATGCCTGGATATACCGCAAAGAGGTCCCGGAACTCTCAGAAAACTTTTTCAAACACCTGCTTCTTCATCCTTGGACAAAAAACATCGCCGAATTAGAAGAAGTCATCAAAGAGACTATTATATGGGGAGAGGAAAAAGTCTTAGCTGAACATTTTAAGAAAAAACCCAAAATAAAATTCAAAATCAAGAATATCGAAAAAATCTTGGAAAAACTCTTTGAAAAAGAAAAGTCCGTTAAGGAACAAATTGAATCCAGCCGTAAGGATCAGGCTTCTCGCCGTACTGGATCCCGGTAA
- the kdsA gene encoding 3-deoxy-8-phosphooctulonate synthase translates to MPKVNSVNIADFSIGGGIPLLIAGPCVLEDLETALACAFSMKEAAEKAGFNYIFKASFDKANRTSLSSYRGPGLEKGLTMLAEIKRKAEVPVTSDIHEPWQAEAVKEVLDLIQIPAFLCRQTDLIVAAARTGKPVNIKKGQFVSPWDMYYAVEKARKAGASGVLLTERGYTFGYRNLVVDMRSFPIMRSFRVPVIFDATHSVQLPGGGGGASGGEREFIAPLARAAVAVGVDGIFMEVHPDPERALCDGPNSLRLEEAKELLFVLKDLYEVVKKYDVLP, encoded by the coding sequence ATGCCAAAAGTTAACAGCGTAAATATAGCAGATTTTTCAATAGGTGGGGGAATCCCTCTTCTTATTGCAGGTCCCTGTGTGCTTGAAGACCTTGAAACCGCCCTGGCTTGTGCTTTTTCAATGAAAGAGGCGGCAGAAAAAGCAGGTTTTAACTATATTTTTAAAGCCTCTTTTGACAAGGCCAACCGAACTTCTCTTTCTTCCTATCGGGGGCCGGGCCTTGAAAAAGGCCTTACCATGCTGGCAGAAATCAAGCGCAAGGCCGAAGTCCCCGTTACTTCAGACATACACGAACCCTGGCAGGCCGAAGCAGTAAAAGAAGTCCTTGACCTCATCCAGATTCCGGCTTTCCTTTGCCGCCAAACAGATCTTATCGTGGCCGCGGCCCGTACCGGAAAACCCGTAAACATCAAAAAAGGCCAGTTTGTTTCGCCTTGGGATATGTACTACGCGGTGGAAAAGGCCCGTAAGGCCGGGGCTTCAGGCGTCCTTTTGACAGAACGAGGCTACACCTTTGGCTATCGTAACCTGGTGGTTGATATGCGGTCCTTTCCTATTATGCGAAGTTTTAGGGTGCCGGTAATCTTTGATGCTACTCACAGTGTGCAGCTTCCAGGAGGTGGTGGCGGCGCTTCGGGGGGAGAGCGTGAATTTATAGCCCCTTTAGCGCGTGCTGCGGTAGCTGTTGGGGTAGATGGTATCTTTATGGAAGTTCACCCTGATCCAGAAAGGGCCCTTTGTGATGGTCCTAACTCTTTGCGCCTGGAAGAAGCCAAAGAGCTTCTCTTCGTGTTAAAAGATCTTTACGAAGTGGTAAAAAAATATGATGTCCTTCCCTGA
- the lptC gene encoding LPS export ABC transporter periplasmic protein LptC, with protein MFRTIFTALFLMIVLAACSPQLKPSKTLPKGENKQIHAFLKQEEKKPEIEIKKLHYVLYEQGQLKWNVWAQEAQFFGRSHIKLYQLKLCAAPDMNFCISADKGDWLAKDGKFVFEGQVVLNTKTKGRLLTNYLVYFPKDQKLKTKAFVQIIKDGLIIKGRGFSYDIKTGVMKVFEKTRVEINA; from the coding sequence ATGTTTCGCACCATCTTCACCGCGTTGTTTCTGATGATAGTACTTGCCGCTTGTTCTCCGCAGTTAAAGCCATCCAAAACGCTTCCCAAAGGCGAGAACAAACAAATTCACGCTTTTTTAAAGCAAGAAGAAAAAAAGCCGGAAATAGAAATAAAAAAGCTTCATTATGTCCTTTATGAGCAAGGCCAACTTAAATGGAACGTTTGGGCTCAAGAGGCGCAGTTTTTTGGACGTTCTCATATCAAACTTTACCAACTAAAACTATGTGCAGCGCCTGATATGAATTTTTGCATTTCAGCAGACAAAGGAGACTGGCTAGCAAAAGACGGAAAATTTGTTTTTGAAGGCCAAGTGGTCCTTAATACCAAAACCAAAGGCAGGCTTTTAACTAATTATCTTGTTTACTTTCCTAAAGACCAAAAACTTAAAACCAAGGCCTTTGTTCAGATCATAAAAGATGGTCTAATCATAAAAGGGCGGGGTTTTAGCTACGATATAAAAACTGGTGTTATGAAAGTCTTTGAAAAAACAAGGGTTGAGATCAATGCGTAA
- a CDS encoding branched-chain amino acid aminotransferase has translation MEITINLLPEEKRKRLELEGDLPFGRIFTDHMFYMLYQKEKGWHSAQIKPYEPICLDPAAVVFHYSQTIFEGLKAYYGVDGKIRLFRPDRNMARMNRSARRMCMPEIDEEFVLKALKKLVDIEKAWIPKEKGSALYIRPLMMGTEAFLGVKPSGEYIFFIILSPVGAYYREGFNPIKIYVTDKYVRAAPGGVGDVKTGGNYAASLAASEEAMKLGYTQVLWLDAVERRYVEEVGTMNIFFYFEDELVTPSLTGTILPGITRESVIQMAKDWGINVTERRITIDEVIEGARTGRLKECFGTGTAAVISPVGWLAYKGEEYVIAGGKTGPLARRLFDELTGIQYGEKPDPYGWIQFVP, from the coding sequence ATGGAAATAACGATCAACTTACTGCCCGAAGAAAAGAGAAAAAGGCTTGAGCTTGAAGGGGATCTTCCTTTTGGCCGCATCTTCACTGACCACATGTTTTACATGCTCTACCAAAAAGAAAAAGGCTGGCATAGCGCCCAAATTAAGCCCTACGAGCCTATCTGTCTTGATCCCGCGGCGGTAGTTTTCCATTATAGTCAAACCATTTTTGAAGGCCTTAAAGCTTACTATGGCGTTGACGGAAAAATTAGGCTTTTTCGGCCAGATCGGAACATGGCGCGCATGAATCGCTCTGCACGCCGTATGTGCATGCCCGAGATAGACGAAGAATTTGTCCTGAAAGCCCTTAAAAAGCTGGTTGATATTGAAAAAGCCTGGATTCCCAAAGAAAAAGGTTCAGCCCTTTATATCCGTCCGTTAATGATGGGAACGGAGGCCTTCTTGGGTGTAAAACCAAGTGGCGAGTACATCTTTTTTATTATCCTTTCCCCGGTAGGAGCTTACTACCGCGAGGGCTTTAATCCCATAAAAATATACGTAACTGACAAATACGTTCGGGCAGCTCCTGGTGGCGTTGGGGATGTCAAAACCGGTGGTAACTACGCTGCAAGTCTGGCTGCCTCAGAAGAAGCCATGAAGCTTGGCTATACCCAGGTTCTCTGGCTTGACGCGGTAGAGCGCCGCTACGTGGAAGAAGTGGGCACCATGAATATCTTCTTTTATTTTGAAGACGAACTGGTAACCCCATCCTTAACCGGAACCATCCTTCCTGGGATTACCCGGGAATCAGTCATTCAAATGGCAAAGGACTGGGGAATTAACGTGACTGAAAGGCGCATTACCATCGACGAAGTCATTGAAGGTGCCCGTACCGGAAGGCTCAAAGAATGCTTTGGTACTGGTACGGCAGCGGTTATTTCACCGGTTGGCTGGTTAGCGTATAAAGGCGAGGAATACGTAATTGCTGGTGGTAAAACAGGCCCCCTTGCCAGACGCCTTTTTGACGAGCTTACCGGGATCCAGTACGGCGAGAAGCCTGATCCTTACGGCTGGATTCAATTTGTTCCTTAA
- a CDS encoding UPF0280 family protein: MNFELRDYRTRIKTKNLVSFRVILHESDLMVLAERDLSSETLALLFSLRKELEDYIARRPEFLTSLTPISQDESAPSLARKMIKAGKLAGTGPMAAVAGAIAQEIGKTLLDQGLTSEIVVENGGDIFLSLKREATVAIWAGKSPLSGKLALRIKKHLMPCGVCTSSGTVGHSLSLGKADAMCVIAKDTAFADAAATALGNLIREEKDFKKLKKALKKLPQILGVVCILGDKLFAAGEAVEFSSLS; this comes from the coding sequence ATGAATTTTGAACTTAGAGACTACCGTACACGTATAAAAACTAAAAATCTGGTCTCTTTCAGGGTGATTTTACACGAATCAGACCTTATGGTCCTTGCCGAAAGAGATCTTTCCTCAGAAACGCTGGCTCTTCTTTTTTCTCTGCGCAAAGAGCTTGAAGACTACATTGCCAGAAGGCCTGAATTCCTCACTTCACTTACCCCGATTTCTCAGGACGAAAGCGCACCTTCTCTGGCAAGAAAAATGATAAAGGCAGGAAAACTTGCGGGAACAGGACCCATGGCGGCGGTAGCAGGGGCCATTGCCCAGGAGATTGGAAAAACTTTACTTGACCAAGGCCTTACTTCGGAAATAGTGGTTGAAAACGGCGGAGATATCTTCCTTTCCCTAAAACGCGAAGCTACCGTGGCCATCTGGGCGGGAAAATCTCCTCTTTCAGGGAAGCTGGCTTTAAGGATAAAAAAACACCTCATGCCCTGCGGGGTGTGTACCTCTTCTGGCACCGTTGGTCACAGTCTTAGCCTTGGCAAGGCGGATGCTATGTGTGTGATAGCCAAAGATACCGCTTTTGCAGATGCTGCGGCTACGGCCCTGGGGAACCTTATCCGGGAAGAAAAAGACTTTAAAAAGCTAAAGAAAGCCCTGAAAAAATTACCCCAAATACTTGGGGTTGTCTGTATCTTAGGTGACAAACTTTTTGCCGCCGGAGAGGCCGTAGAATTTTCTTCCCTTAGCTAG
- a CDS encoding KdsC family phosphatase, whose amino-acid sequence MMSFPEEILKRASKIKLLLLDVDGILTDGRIIIDASGSEIKHFCVRDGMGIKLLQMAGIEVGLLSSRTSLPVSHRAQELGIDLIIQGEKDKLSLYEKIKQEKSLKDEEIAFMGDDWVDIPVLARVGLAISVPEAWPPVKDYAHYVTKQNGGYGAVREVCDLILAACGKWEEIFKCFAPSSPRCF is encoded by the coding sequence ATGATGTCCTTCCCTGAAGAAATCCTTAAAAGAGCTTCCAAAATCAAACTTTTGTTGCTAGATGTTGACGGAATTTTGACAGATGGTCGCATTATTATTGACGCTAGCGGGAGTGAGATAAAACACTTTTGTGTAAGAGACGGTATGGGTATCAAGCTTTTACAAATGGCAGGCATTGAAGTGGGGCTGCTCTCCAGTCGAACTTCTCTTCCAGTTTCTCACAGGGCCCAGGAACTGGGGATAGACCTTATTATTCAGGGAGAAAAAGACAAGCTCTCTCTTTATGAGAAGATAAAGCAGGAAAAGTCTCTAAAAGACGAAGAGATTGCTTTTATGGGAGATGATTGGGTTGATATACCGGTGCTTGCCAGAGTAGGGTTGGCTATTTCAGTGCCAGAAGCCTGGCCACCCGTAAAAGATTATGCCCATTACGTGACCAAACAAAATGGCGGCTACGGGGCGGTAAGGGAAGTTTGCGACCTTATCCTTGCGGCTTGCGGAAAATGGGAGGAAATCTTTAAATGTTTCGCACCATCTTCACCGCGTTGTTTCTGA
- the lptB gene encoding LPS export ABC transporter ATP-binding protein, producing the protein MKEVQRLKAQGLRKKFKRREVVCGVSLEVPKGKVVGLLGPNGAGKTTTFYMICGLLPVDEGQVLLNDKDITKMPMHARAWEGIIYLPQEPSVFRRLTVAENVLLVLEILKISRRERETRLATLLEDFGLERLRDQLAYALSGGERRRVEIMRALAREPEFLLLDEPFAGIDPIAVADLKEIIKKLKENGLGILISDHNVRETLLVCDYAYIVAEGKVIAQGKPQEIAENQLAKELYLGKDFRLN; encoded by the coding sequence ATGAAAGAAGTTCAAAGACTAAAAGCCCAGGGGCTTCGCAAAAAATTCAAACGTCGAGAGGTGGTGTGCGGCGTAAGTCTTGAAGTTCCCAAGGGAAAAGTTGTAGGGCTACTTGGGCCAAATGGGGCGGGAAAAACAACCACTTTTTATATGATTTGCGGGCTTCTCCCTGTTGATGAAGGCCAAGTCCTTCTTAACGACAAAGATATTACCAAGATGCCCATGCATGCACGCGCCTGGGAAGGTATCATCTATCTTCCTCAGGAGCCCTCTGTTTTTAGGCGTCTTACGGTGGCAGAAAACGTTCTCTTGGTCCTTGAAATTTTAAAAATTTCCAGGCGTGAAAGAGAAACAAGGCTTGCTACGCTTCTTGAAGATTTTGGCCTTGAACGTTTGAGGGATCAACTGGCTTATGCTTTGTCAGGGGGCGAGCGACGCCGGGTAGAAATCATGCGCGCGCTTGCGAGAGAGCCAGAATTTTTGCTTCTGGATGAGCCTTTTGCCGGAATTGATCCCATCGCCGTGGCAGATTTAAAAGAAATAATCAAAAAACTAAAAGAAAATGGTCTTGGCATATTGATATCAGATCATAACGTCCGGGAAACCTTGCTAGTTTGTGATTATGCTTATATTGTTGCCGAGGGCAAAGTCATTGCCCAGGGAAAACCGCAGGAAATTGCTGAAAATCAACTGGCAAAAGAATTATACCTAGGAAAGGATTTCAGGTTAAACTAA